The Quercus robur chromosome 3, dhQueRobu3.1, whole genome shotgun sequence DNA segment CATTTTGTGGCATATAAATTTTTGGCCAAGACCCATCTTTtgattaactaattaatttctttcatttgattttgtacaatcttttctttccttaatCATTTCATTTTCGTATAGTTATTTTACTTACCttgcttatttgtttatttgctttGTTGTGATTTACTTAATAAAATCTAGAGTTAATTACAGTTTACTTACCTGTGGATAGACCCGATTTAGTTAAGCTCGATTTAATAGTGCCTACCCTGTGGTTTGAATGTTGTTATTTTACTTACCTGAGGTAGTTTCTGTTAGACTTCCATAACTCATCTCATCACTATAaccttaaaaaaatgtttaaaaacatttaaaaaaaaaaaaaaacataaagaagtCAAGATCTAAAAGCgttactttaaaaaattttatacttgGCTCAaggacacaatttttttatttttaaattttttataagaacaGTCAAATATtccaatcaaattatgaaaataaaaccCATCCTATCCTAATACCCTTCCATTTCTTTAGCTTGTCTTGAGCCTCTGACTGCTAGTTCTACAAATGGTACAGGGCTTGTTGTGAAAGAGTTGAAGGTGGGAAATTATAAGAACCAAAAtggggtccgtttggatacaacttattttgttgaaatctaaaaacactgtaacaaaataattttttaatatgtgaatagtatcgtgggacctaTGAACAGTACGTGAACAGTGTACTTTGTCTCCTACACAGTAAATCCATGTAATATTACTGTTCAtatgtgctaaaaaaaaaaaaaaaaaaaaacaaaaaacacaaacgtAAACCTAAACCAAAACGTGAATCCAAACGCTCACTAGTTGTGTGGCAGCCCCAATAAAGCTAAGCAAGGCCAGTGGCAATAATTAATATCTGTATAAGTTTAGCAAGTGGGTCTAGAAGTACGGGTTCACAGGGAATTTTGGCTTCTGTAGGCAAGGATCAGATATTGTTGATAGTTAGAGAAGAGTTGGTAACTAAGAATTCTGACCCGAGGAGCCTAAAGCTTTTGTTGATTAAGTTTCTTGATCTTGCACCAAAGGTAATTTCTGCCTATATGAGGGCTGGTGAAGACAAGAATATCTCAAGCAATTCACTATCTGCCACTAGTGTCCCATTGAAAACCTTATCTACATCTAGCTTTTCTCAGCTATTTGTGTAGAAATCTTCGACAAGAAAGGGATTTATTTGTGGAACCCCAGAGGCCTGCAGTGGGTTTGGTGATGCAATTAAGGACCAGAATTATGAAAAAGTAGGCTACGTTACCTACGTAACTAAGGTAGCTTCTATGTGTACATCACTTACCCTACATTTGTGGTTGCTTGGATTTTGTGTGCAAACTCAATCTTCTAATCAACAAGTAAACCATATGTATTTTTAACATCATAATAATCTATCACTTACCaagtgaatttaatcacttaatcatTATTTGAATAATCTCAAATGAGAATTTCAAacttttaagattaaaaaaaaaaaaaaaaaactgaaaaccacAAGTTATaattattaacttattatttgtaataaagCAAAAAGTATGACCAccgattttattttttgggtttagggtccgtttagatataacttattttttttttctgaaattgaaaactgaaaacactgtagcaaaataatttttaaatatgtgaatagtgtcaTGGGACTTGTaaacagtgcgtgaacagtgccTTTTGTCCTCTGCACAGTGCTCACATGTGATATTACTATTCACgcgctgaaaaaaaaaaaaaaaaatcggcgGAAAACGCAAACGTGGGTTTGGAAATGTGGATCCAAACCCACACAATTTCAATTCTACTGACATAAGCGCATGCTACCTCATAATTCttggaaacaaaaattaaattaaaatttcacagaattatttttaatttgtaagaGAGAACTTTCACAAAAGTTGTGACTGGTCGAGCTCTATTTGTTTAAATCTTTcaaatgatgatttttttaatttttaggagaGAACTTTCACAAAAGTTGTGACCGGACGAGCTctatttgtttaaatatttcGAATGATGATTTTCCTACAACGTCACAAGAAATTCCTATTTGGCACCACCAAAAGAGTTTTTGAGCATTATTTATTTCCCTATAACATGAAATATTTCGTAGCATATAAAGTATTCAGGGATTTTGATAATTGATAGTCGTAATATATATGAGTCAGGGGTGGACACGAGCTATATACATCCTCCACATGTTGTTAGATAAATAGTGTCTGGttgagttgtttttttttttttttttaataaatattttatcttaattattttgtttacaaaaataagttgtataaaaatctaattaagctaaaaaaaataaggctCTAAAAATCTGTAAATACATACTTTGATCATGAAGGATTTTGATCAAGGATAACGATGCTTATATCATTTGTTCCCACGCAAAAACACAACCTTCTTCTCTCATGTGATCACTTGTGTGTCtcacaaaattatattaatttgttaatacAATGACAAAAATAGTATATATGATTTATTCATGATATAAAAAATTGGGAAAgcttaaggtttttttttcccccttaataCATGAAAATTGGAAAAAGGAAATTGTGGAACATATAGGTAATGCTTGTAAACTTTGTACAATCCCTGTAAAAGCAAATATGCCGAACTATACacgcactttttttttttcttttcccttttcaaTGTTTCTTTTTGCAACTGAGGTGAGGGAGATCTACATCCAAGTTTCTTCAGCCCAATCTCTTGAACAAAATAgatttcctcttcttctccatcCTTTCTTAATGGCTTTAAAGTGGGACTTTACAGTTTACACAGCACAACCCAAGCCTCTAGCTTCTGACCCTTTCATGATTCTCATCCTCTTGCATGAAGAGATGAACATACTgtattgaaagaaaaataaccattagattttgtttctttttggttttcttggaaaaaaaaaattgtaaattgcgAGAGAGATATATAGAGAGAACTTACTCCCATGGAACATCTCCAACCAACATCCAATCCCCATCTTTGTCTTCATAAGTTGGCACAAATTCTGATCCATTGTAGCCTTCTCTCTCAGAATATTTACctaaacaaagtacaaacaAATTGAAgattaaaatctcatttttatatatttaaaatataatattttctacCACTACCactattatatattaattaaagaataagatGCTTACCAACACTGAACTTGAACATGTCTTCCAAGGCTTTAAGCAGTTCTGGGTATCCTTTGTATACCTTCAAATCAATCTTTCTCAGATAAGGAGCTCCATCCATGCTAACTTTCACGTACATGCCAGTGGTTTCAGCCTCCATTTTCTTTGCTTGGAAACAGTTTTTCCTATAAGATCTCACTGGTGGCCACCCCACTACTTGTGCCCTATAGTAACACATAGCCATCGACCATGTTAGCCCATAAATCACAACAAAGCATACCCAGAAATACAATAACTATATACAATCATTAAAAACAAGCTTATATACTACATGTAATTCATTGATTTGATATCCAACATAAggattttaacataaaaattgaagaaaattgctTACTTGGCAGGTGGAGCAACTTCTTGGTCACATATTTTGACATGTGAGACATTAGAATTGTCCTCAGATCCACACTCCTCACTCATGTCGGGCAAAACTCTTTTGTTGCTCTTGATGGTACTTGGTGTTTGCTTTTCTGACTCCTTGGTGCCTGGTAGGCCTAATCTAAGCTCTGTGGCCTCAAGGTTAAGGTCTTTCTCAAACGCTATACTTTTCTCCATTTCTGAATGATCTTGGATGAACTCAAACCCTTTTGTCTCCCACTTCTTAAGCTAACCACGTAGGTTTTGCCTAGAAACCAAATATTTCAACCAAATTTTGTacccaaaaattgattgatacTTCTTCAAAAGTTGTCTATCAGACTTAAGAGAGAGCACAACCGGAAATGTCTATGGCAACTAGACAATGAATTTCTCTATATTCCGATGACTTTGCACAATTGCTAGGAAAGGTAGAGAAATGTGTATTTTAAGCGTAATGGTACTCAGAGGTATTATATAGAATTGTAGACGGAAAGAAAGTAAATAAAGGCAATAGATACTGTCTAGGGGAAGAAAAATAAGACTACCATCTCCACCATAAGCGCGTGCATGACACATTATGCACTTTTAAATAAAGTAGATTATAAGAAATACTTATATTATGACTTTGATTgaatttttccatttatattaaaaaaattcggatattaatattttaatatataatcaaattaaggttatttttgtttacattttgaataatgctttttttttttttttttttaatttctacaaTTGACATTTTAGTGCAATAAATCATTCTGCTTATTTTCTGAGGTGTTTGTCGAACAAATGATAAAATTCTCGACAAGAAATAATGACAATATAGAATTATTTTAAACAATCGAAAACCACCTTCCAAAATAGCTTGATAAGAGAATTtgaaaataggtttttttttttttttttaattgtcttttgtgaaattttattcATCACCAAAACTTTTTATTAGGGAGTGTAAATTAGTACTTCCCTTTTGGCTAGAAAGTAGATACACGCACCACAAAAGAGGGTGGAAAGGACAATATAGGGCATAGTATCGGAATGCATGAACTTAGACATGGCAGCTATGGTGTTTGTCACATGAACAACACAATTGAGGCATttgtccttacattttggggaCAAGGTTGGGACAAAGGCTTAGCCGCCCAAATTGAATACTGCGATTCCCAATAGATCAAACGGTCCAGATGAAGGTATTGATTCCCTGAAAATAGATCAGGACCTTTGGATCAAGAGTGGGTAGGGTACATCCCATGTGACTAAGACCCACATGGGGTGTCGTTGATGGGCAAGGCATGGTGTTGGTTAGGGCTTTAATTTGATCAAAGATTGGGGCAGCTATGTCATTTGGGCAAGGTCAAGTCCCATGAGCCATTGCCTTATATCATGGGGGGGTTTCCTCTCGAGCAATTGACTTCTTCtcattattcagcaaaaaaagataaagaaagaaaaattgacTTCTTCTCATTTATTTGGTAGTCTTAACTTCTGTTTGgatcttgaaaagaaaaaggaagatgattaatatgtcaaaaaaaaaaaaaaatcacaacactTAATGTAACATGTTGTAATTGGTTTACATTACTAAAGCAAGGTTAGTAACACTACAACAAATTCGGGGTATAGCTGCATTTTAAGAATATGGCTATAGCTCCTAAAAACGTGGTAATAGGTCAGTttggtctatagccgcgttttctaTAGTCgcatttttagacgtggcctaaaacttgattttgcaTTGAAACTTATTACCTTAGTAAGTTatgaaaatagcaaaaaaaaatatatatatatttctcgaGCTTTGCTTAGTTAGTTAACTCAGATGGAAAGTATGAATATATTTATACAGCTAAGGCTGTGtttattttgaagtaaaatgttttttgacttcatggaaaataattttagtattttgttgtgtttatgaaaatattctggaaaaaaaaaaattcagacaTTTGGctcatatgaaaaataaaacaaactaatcctattgaaatattgaactaaacataaatattatgttcataaagaacacaaaatttgCCATACATGCATTTATCATTGTTCAATTTCACAAAACCTAACGTAATGAACGAAAAATCCATgatatcaaaatacaatctcAGAATAATCCAACCAACGTTGGATGAAATTaaccacaaaaagaaaaaaaaaatgttctaacAAAATTATCATGCCAAAAATTTGAAgccaatttgaaaattttatagcaTCAATTCCAAAtctaaaaaatgcaaaaattaatttaaaaaaataaatggagaGGGTGCGAGAAGCAAATTGATAGAGAAGAAGGCAAAGAAGATGGACTTGTCACCACGATGGCTACTATTAAAAATTGCCACACTAATGCGAATGCTCTAAGAATCCTAGCCCTGAAAATGAGGTGTGTGCAAAGGTCAACCTCATTCCTTAGTTAAGTACTTacattttacttaaaaacacacacacacacaaactatCTAATAGGCCTATAatgattttggttttgtaaaCAATAAAGAGTTAGGAAAGAGAGAATAAGCACGTAAAAGCATATTAATAAACAAACCCTATTGGAACTTAAAAGTGAAATAAATTTATCTTCTAGCCTATGAAGTGTCTCTatagaaaaatttaaattttatgctAGACAGACCCACATTTACTTTTAAGAGATGATGCTAGtccttcaaagttcaaacaaatgtttcttttcttattatatatgttgggttctaagactttaggtttaaaatgtattagaacttcaatttgtaatgttggcaaaccatgatcaaaacgttttaatctttgttttagacttgctcaaagtgtgtttatatgtaaagttggaatcgagtaacTGCaagatttactgtgtaaatctacttggcttgatcgatcgagaattagacttgatcgatTGAAAGTCATGCagattatttttctgcagaattttccaactcagcccaagcccgtttgacgtgtaggattttatgttttgtcttaagtataaaagagaaaaccctagccacgttttgtAGTGGCTCcatatgctgtgtgtgtgaatcttttgtgagatcaagatgTGATTACCTTTACACATACTTAggtttttcaagtttcaagattatgtcaagaacttgataATCGATTCAGTTGTTACATTAAGAgtttaaagatacacaagcggggaTGCTTGTACTTGTTGAGAATCCAAGAAataagtagtccgtggactcggaacTATCACGTgatcgtggtagtaagtttcctactcaaggtagcaataggatattagtggtccaagtcgctattgtgtaaacttcaattctttcatagtggattcagttttatcttgaggatagttaggttaaatcctccctaagttttttattggtttgattttcctgaattatcatattgttgtgttctttatttttcgcactttacaataatatgatatatgtgtgttaacctaaacttgataatttgactaagtaatcacttgactaattacctaagttaatctGATTGTGTTTTAAGatgtctaaaaacgtacaataTATATGTTaactttaatattttgaaatagcCCTATATTAGTCAACTCGATTGTCATTGTCAAATGTTTTGATTATACTCAATGTCTGTtacattaaatttataattgagtaatgaacaatgaaaaaatattggttttttcttcttctcaaatgCTGACTACAACCGTATAACCTGTAAGATTTCGTATCATCTAAGAATTAGTTCCCTAGAAGGCTATATTTAAGGAAGTAAGTTTATACTCTACTTGAGGGtttaacaacaaattttttgtttttatatgaataagagatttgattCTCACTGAAAACAATACaactcaaaaacaacaagctTTTTTCCTTGTACTGATTTTCTGTTTTTTAggtcttttcaattttcaccaTTTCTTTTTAATCATGTTAGGATATTTTCAACCATTTTGAGTGGaggttaatttttaaatgtacatAACGACTATTCACAAACCATATGCTGATATATATGCATAATGCATTAATGCAGCAATCTAAAGGAATCAAATCTGAACTTGGCAATTCCTAAGTCATCGTCTTAGCCAATTGTTCAGTAAAAAATTGGTACGTAAACTAAGAAAGATGGCTATAATATTGCCATGAGAGTATATATACTAGCATCTGCAACCATTTAATGTGCTTAACTGATAAGGCGCTTGTAATGAGACTTGTGTTTTCGCTACACAGCAATGTAAATAGAAGTTCAAATAAGCtggatataaatatataattgtttCAAGAGGGGCACAGTAAGTTGGTGCTGCAGACTATACTGCATGTTGTGCTATTAATAAGCCCTAAGAATAAGCAGTAGACTTTTTCATTGCTATTGGAATTTTGAAGCTTTGTTTCCCTGTTCTTGTACAGCTAtggtttgatttattttctacAGAGGTAACATTGCTCCAATGGGTATGAACTGAAATGGTATATTTGGTTTGGGCTAAAATAGTTTGATAGTGGGTTTTTGACGATGCCTTATATCTACTCATATATCCCTTGTTcactaacaaaaaagaaaaaaagaaaagaaaagtaattcaTCTATTTAAAGGCCGTATTGATAGTGACTGATAACCACTGTTGCTCCCATTATATTTCACAGACAGCTTTATGAAAATCTTAGtaaaatgtgaaaaagaaaTGGAGGCAACTTCACTTGACTAGCGTTATAAACCGTTGAAAATAACGAATGATAGttagagtctgtttggatacaatttatttttgttaaaattaaaaattaaaaagtgaaaatattgtagtaaaataattttttaatgtgtgaatagtgctgtggaaCCTGTGAACAATGCGTAAACAGTGTATGAACAGTGTATTTTGCCTTCTATACGATGAACCCATGTAATGTTATTGTttacgcaaaaaaaaaaaaaaaaaaacacaaactttaAAAGCAAATGTGTATACTAACTCTCACTTAAACCAATGTCTTAATCCTAGTGTAAAacgtttcaaaaaaaaaaaaaaaaaaaaaaaaaaaatcctagtgTAAGACTGTGAAGTACATGAACAGTGATTCAAAAGAATCCCAAGTCATACATATTAGTTCATAGCCACTTAAAAACAATCAATTATTATACAAGAACAAAAGCTCTACCACCCTATTGTTTTAGGCCAAGCTTGCTGTATGCTATTTAGGCACTTTAATTAGCACCGACACAGCGACACCTCCACACGTAAATGGTCCTATTATACAGTACCAATACAGCAAATTTCATGTGATTTTAGGCCCTAGAAAACCAAACCCTCATCTTCGGAAGAGCCACACGCACAGACAGGGGTCCATTACCCCTGGTGATTTAGGACACAACATTATGAGCTTTATCTAGTGCCTTGGCTAGGCTCACTCCTCCAACCATATCCAGCCAATTAGAAACCTGCCCGATCACGGTGTGGGCCCTCTCACTCGAT contains these protein-coding regions:
- the LOC126717445 gene encoding auxin-induced protein 22D-like, with product MEKSIAFEKDLNLEATELRLGLPGTKESEKQTPSTIKSNKRVLPDMSEECGSEDNSNVSHVKICDQEVAPPAKAQVVGWPPVRSYRKNCFQAKKMEAETTGMYVKVSMDGAPYLRKIDLKVYKGYPELLKALEDMFKFSVGKYSEREGYNGSEFVPTYEDKDGDWMLVGDVPWDMFISSCKRMRIMKGSEARGLGCAV